The nucleotide window TATAGGGATTTATTAGGCTAGTAAGTGTAAATCCTAAGAATCCTAAAACGAGATATTTTCTACTCTTAATGCTGAATTTCGATAGAACGCTCTTCAATGAATAAAATTCTACTACAATTAACGAGAATGTACTAAATGATGAAATAAGATATATTATTTTAGGAATGTTAAAAAATGAGTCTAAAAACAGTATGGCTCCAGTTATTAAATACGCTAGAATTACACTATTAATTCCCTCTTTGCTACCATTTCCTATAAACGGTGTAAGTGTTATGCAGATGTATAAGAGAGAGGTAGAGAGAATGTTAGTAAAGCTTAGCTCATAAGGGTTCATGAATTTAAGATGCCAATTTATAGGGAGTATAAATAACATTTGTATGATTGCTGAGACAAATAGGAATTCTAACTCCCTATCTAGAAGTGTTATCATTGCGATAGATCCCGCTATTCCAATTGTAAGCAGTATAGCTGTAAATCCGTCCAGATTTAGTATATAATATACTATATAATCTACAGTATAACTTAAATAAAGGAAATATGAGAAAAACCAGAAGTATAGGAAGTAACTGGAGAGTTTTGGAGTAAATTTGACTACATAATCGTAAAGTCCACCTTTATCCCATACTTTATTCATAGAATAGTATACAAGAAAAGTTATGGGTGAAAATATGAGAACAGATAAGACTACTTCAAATGGGTTTACGTTTTCTAAGAATTGTCCAACTAATGCTAAAGGTCCACCTATGGAAGAAAAAGAAAAACCAAAAACAAGTAGCTTTCTGTTCAACCCCATACTGCTCCACTAGAACTTGATGTAGTAGTTGTAGTAGAAGATGATGTGCTAGGTGAAGTTGTAGATGTGTAGGTTGTCATATGGCTTGTTGAAGTCGCTGGTTGATGTGATGTGGCAGCCATTCCAAAAAATGCTCCACCGATTATCAGAATTAGTATAGAAATTCCTACTATTATAAGTCCTATTTTGCTGATTTTCATTGTTTCGCCAATATCCTCCTCTTTTCATATTAATTTAAATCTTTTCCCAAATAGTATTTTCAATCTAATTAAAGATTTGGGCAAAATCTTATTATTTATTGAATTACACAATGTCATATGCCTAGAGTTTCGATTTCCTTATTAGCCTTAGGAGTAGTTGCAGGGATAGCTAGTTTTGCATGGACTGCTGATCATTTGCCGTTATATAGTATAAGATTTCTACCATATAGTATTAGGGCATTCTTCCTTTTTGACTCAATCCTAGCTATTATTGCTGGCATACTATTCATACTTTCATTTAGACTCTTTACCTTGAAAATTATCTATCTCTTAGAAGTAATATACTGGTGGATAAATTATCTACTCCTTACTTTAACTAGAGTATTCCCAGCACCGCTTATAGGTAGACCATTACCGGTAACTACTGGGCCAGCTTTAATAGCTTTTGTTCTAGACATAATACTCATAATACTATCTACAACCATATACATTTTTCTAACTAGCAAACGGTAGGTAAATCATTATAAATTTATGATTTTTTAAAAAAGTATGATCGTTATTGGGCAAAAGTTTTAATAAATTAAAGTTAAGTCTTTAACTATATGGTTCAGTACAAGTGGATTGCATTGTCCAATACAAGTCTCGGTGCATTCATGGGATTTATGAACGCTAATGTAGTATTAATAGCATTACCAGCAATATTTAGAGGAATTAATATTAATCCGTTTAACTCTTTCCAATACTTATTATGGATCTTATTTGGTTATAGTATAGTATCAGCAATCTTAGTAGTGAATGTAGGTAGGATCTCAGATATCTTCGGAAGGGTGAGAATGTACAATTTAGGATTCCTAATTTTTACAATTGCATCTATACTATTATATTTAACCCCTGGCAAAGGAGATATAGCCGCAATTCAATTAATAATTTACAGGATACTTCAAGGTATAGGAGGATCATTCTTAATGGCTAATAGCGCTGCAATTTTATCTGAGGCATTTCCACCAAATGAGAGGGGATTTGCATTAGGATTAAATGGCGTAATAGGAATATTCGGTGGAGTAGCTGGAATAATCATCGGTGGAATTCTTGCTTCAATATACTGGCGTGACGTATTTTTAGTGAGCGTTCCTATAGGTATTTTAGGAACTATTTGGTCATATAAATCCTTAAGGCAATTAAATAAGCCTAATAGAAATCAAAGTATCGATATAGTTGGAAATATCCTTTATGCCGTTTCCCTTATATCAATACTGCTTGGGATAACGTATGGTATTTTACCATATGGTAATCAAGTTACTGGTTGGACAAATCCATTTGTGATATCGGGTATTGTAGCAGGTGTAGGAATGTTCATCGGATTCTTGTTCGTTGAGAGTAGAGTTAAAGACCCCATGTTTAGAATAGAACTATTTAAAATAAGGGCATTTACATCTTCAGCAGTATCAATAATCTTAGCACAGCTAGCATTTGGAGGTCTTCAATTGATGCTAGTATTATTACTTCAAGCCATATGGCTACCTTTACACGGTTATAGTTATGAAGTAACACCTTTCTGGGCCGGAGTATATCTTCTTCCACTATTAGCTGGATTTGGAATAATGGGGTCAATAGCGGGTAGACTAGCAGATCGTTATGGAGCGCGAAGCTTAGCCACTATTGGACTTTTAATCATGGGAATAGGAGTTTTGACACTAACAACATTGCCATATAATTT belongs to Saccharolobus solfataricus and includes:
- a CDS encoding MFS transporter is translated as MVQYKWIALSNTSLGAFMGFMNANVVLIALPAIFRGININPFNSFQYLLWILFGYSIVSAILVVNVGRISDIFGRVRMYNLGFLIFTIASILLYLTPGKGDIAAIQLIIYRILQGIGGSFLMANSAAILSEAFPPNERGFALGLNGVIGIFGGVAGIIIGGILASIYWRDVFLVSVPIGILGTIWSYKSLRQLNKPNRNQSIDIVGNILYAVSLISILLGITYGILPYGNQVTGWTNPFVISGIVAGVGMFIGFLFVESRVKDPMFRIELFKIRAFTSSAVSIILAQLAFGGLQLMLVLLLQAIWLPLHGYSYEVTPFWAGVYLLPLLAGFGIMGSIAGRLADRYGARSLATIGLLIMGIGVLTLTTLPYNFNYIEFAVIIFFIGVGNGLFVSPNMTALMNASPPQHRGSASGIRAMLTNTGSTLSIGIFFTIVIDTLYISLPPVLTNALTAAGAPQLAPILSKIPPTAAIFASFLGYNPVSTILSQLPTSLVNAIPASTIATITGTYWFPNVIASPFMEALRIAFYVSASMAFLATIASALRGKTVIYERDLMRPMAVNSSDDKKD